The following are encoded together in the Humulus lupulus chromosome 5, drHumLupu1.1, whole genome shotgun sequence genome:
- the LOC133779760 gene encoding uncharacterized protein LOC133779760 gives MGKYIWEIAAKKDTLWVRWIHSVYLSAGIGHWRKIVAVKDVIKAKMDLNTFIIKGYSIQYRYDSIYPFTERVQWNKNIWGRLNIPKHRFIFWLAMKEKLRTRVQISKYNPTIDRTCLLCGDHDEDEKHLFFECSYSWSCLTRLKAWLRWNSRAENLGCLLHWIDKAKQISKVRKQIYTVILAALVYHIWLVQNDALWTHKVWQINHIVQRIQSDVKF, from the coding sequence ATGGGGAAATACATTTGGGAGATTGCTGCTAAAAAGGACACTCTTTGGGTTAGGTGGATTCACAGTGTTTACTTGTCTGCTGGGATTGGGCATTGGAGGAAGATTGTTGCTGTAAAGGATGTCATTAAAGCTAAGATGGACTTGAATACTTTTATCATTAAAGGTTATAGTATTCAATATCGGTATGACTCTATATATCCTTTTACTGAGCGCGTTCAATGGAACAAAAATATTTGGGGAAGACTCAATATTCCTAAACATAGATTCATTTTCTGGCTTGCAATGAAGGAGAAACTTCGTACCCGGGTTCAGATTAGTAAATATAACCCCACTATTGATCGTACTTGTCTTTTGTGTGGTGATCACGATGAGGATGAGAAACACTTATTCTTTGAGTGTTCTTACAGCTGGAGTTGCCTTACTAGACTGAAAGCTTGGTTGAGATGGAACTCTCGGGCTGAGAATCTAGGTTGTTTACTGCATTGGATTGACAAAGCAAAGCAAATTAGCAAGGTGAGGAAGCAAATATATACTGTGATCCTGGCAGCTCTGGTGTACCACATCTGGTTAGTCCAGAATGATGCTCTTTGGACTCACAAAGTTTGGCAAATTAACCATATTGTACAGAGAATTCAAAGTGatgttaaattttga